The genomic DNA CGCAAGTGTTGGTTGTGGAGACGAATTGGCTGATGACAAGCAATTGAGGATGAGGTTCAAGTTCGGGAGACGAGCTTTAAGCCTTGAAGCTATTCCAAGAGCTTCCAGAATGTCGACAATTTTTTTGGGCCTGTCGGTCAAAGGATTTCCCGATGCCCCACCATTCGTACAGTGCAATCATGGTGCATGTGTAATATGAACACGGTAAGGCATGTCTGTCTCTGTCAAGGATCCAGCATTTACAAAACGACAAAGAAGTGACCGACAAGATAGAGGCATACATTTTCCTTACAATCTACCTAAATGACCTTCTCGTGCTGATCTAACACGTATTCAGTATGAGGGAGGTAGGCGGTAAGGATATCAAATTTCACCAACAATGATGGGTACAACATGATCTACAGCAGTGCGAGGATGCTCCAAGAGTACAACTTGCACCAAATAATGATTATCTACTTTACTAGGGTTCAATCGCTTGAAACAACCTGAATTGAGCCGAGGGTACGGCATCTACATAATATCCTGTATGTGGGCTACGTCACCACCCAACCTATAAGAAGAGTGTCTGTCATCGCTTtctcccccaccccccgtCTCGAGGCGCCCATATCATGAGAAATATCATCCGCCGCGTCCTGTTCCCATCCCAACTATTTCCATCCTGAGTCCGTCTACAGCCGAAACGCCATTTTAACATGCAATCTGAGAAGTCACTACCACATGAAGGGATCGAAGACCTATTTAGGAGGCTGTGGTGGCTCCAGAGTGTGGACGTGATCCTCGGCGTGGACCACACGGCCTGGCTCAGGTTGCTGGCAAATGACCGTGTTGGCAACCCAGGGCTCATCCAGAATCTCTTGCATCGTTGCTctctccttgaccttgatCTCGAGCATACGCCCGATAATGTGGCGAGACTCACGAGGAAGCAGGCGCAAGATTCGCCAAGGGCCCCGTATGACCTCTttcttgtctgtctgttgTCCCTCGGCACGAGTCGAGTTTGGTGGAGCTTGGGTCGAGGATCCCTGCGATGCCTGACCTTCAGTCTCTTTTGGCTCATGCTTATGTGTTTGATGTTTGCCTTCCTCAAACATGTCTCTCTGTGGAGTGTCCGCGAGATCGTTGGCCGACTTTGACGGCATAATGAGCTTTTTTGGGTCATGGCCTGGTGTGGGCTCGGCCGCGAAGAGCTTGAACGAGTTGTCTGTCATGCGAGGCACCTTCCAGGGAAATCTTCGCAAGGTCATGCAACAGAAGATGATCGCGAGTGACCAAATGTCGACTGCCTGGGGATCATACTTTCGCTCGTCATAGACTTCAGGAGCCAGGTAAGGATCGGATCCTACGATGCCTGGGACTAGTGAGTCTTGTGTTTTGGAACCAATACAAGAGTTACTTACCAGAAGCAAGCACAATGTCGCTTTCGAAGGGATATTTGAAGACATGGGCACTACCAAAGTCGATGATCTTCATAATACCATGCTCGCTGACCACGACATTGTCGAGTTTCATATCCCGGTGCGCAAGGCCCATGCTGTGGAGATATGTCACGCCGTTGAGGATCTGCAGGAAGCAGCAGCCGACTTCCTCACGTGTCATTTTGCCTGTCATTACGCAGGCAAAGAGGTCATATGGAGCGTACTCCATAACCTCATACCACTTGCCCTTCTCCTGGAGGATGTCCAAGGTCTCTATGACATTGCCGTGATGCAAAGTCGATCCGACGCAGAATTCGGCCGTCAACTTCTTGACATACTCTCTCTCGGTTTCGTAAGAGTGTCTGGGTCGAAACTCCTTGACAGCGAAAACAACACCATCGTCACTCCGCTTCATCAGCCTTACGGAGCCCCCAGCGCCTGAACCAAGGACCCTGCCGAGCTTTCCATACTTGGAAGACAGTCCGTGATCATCTCCAAAAGGGAGTTGATGTTGCGACCCTCGCGTGGGCGGGGTTCTTGCACCAGACCGAAcagacgagggcgaggcttctctctttttcttgtGATGTCCGCCGACCTTGAAGAACCTCTTGAGGTCCGCGAATGAGCCTTGTCTGCCCGAAATACTGGCCGAATCATCGTGAGGAATCTGCAGTTCATCGCCGTTGCCCTTAAGATTGCCCAGGAGGCCTGACTGTCGCTTGTCGCTTGGTCGGCCTAAGCTCGACGTTGAGCCAGACGGAGACCCGTGCTTGTTCTTTCTGCGCGAAAACACAAATCTTGAGTCGATCTGACCCCGTTGAGGATGCGAGGGCGGAGGTTGGCGTTTGTGGGCGGCGTAAGGGTCGTTAGCGTCCCCACCAGGCGTCATCGGCTTGGAATAGTACAGAGAGGCCCGAGACGGACTAGATTCTCGCGATACCGGAACTGAACCTCCTGCACCGATGGAAAACATGCCCTTTCTGTGCGACCTGGTGTCATAGTCTCGATCGTCGGCAGACGTCGACCGTGTCGCGACTTCCTCGTTCGACTTGCCTCGGATAGGCAGCCCCTTTctggccgacgatggcggcgagtCCTGGGAGGAAGATGCTTGGGGGGTGATGACCGAGGGTTCGCTCGAGGAGGGTTTCTTGTCGTCATGCTGGtctcccttcttctttgCTGCCGGGTCTGAGGGATCGGTCCCTGCCGGGGTCAGAGGAGGCGACTGCATCGGATGTGCCGGACCAAAACGCGGTGATCTTGGTCCGCTGGAGACCGGTGTGGGTAATCTGCTATTATCGGACTCGTCTTCTCGAGAGCAAACCTATAAGGAACAAGGAGATGTCAGCAACAGAGCAGGTTGTGCAGGCTGGTGCGTGCGAGACAATGAAGAAGCTGGGCTGGCATGGCAAGTCTAGGGCACCTAGGATGAGCATGGGACTGACTGATCAATGGAGCCTCCCAACAGAAGCTCCATCCAGAACGAGCCCAAATGGTTGTGGGGGGTAGACAAGGTGTTTGGGAGAGGGGCCTAGACATTGATGCGGTGTTGCTCAGAGAGAGAGTAGAGGGGTAGAAATAGACTTTGAAACGCAAGCCCAGGAGAACGCCCAAGCAGAAGGCAAGCAAGCCAGCGCtgaggtcgccgaggacaagCATTAAAAGACGAGATGGATAACGTACACGAGAAGCAGGTAGCGAGTATGGTTCAAAGCCAAAGACATTCATCCGGCGTTGCTGCAACGGTGCACTTTGAAGGGATTTGGAAAGGGCTCTGAGCTCCTCGGGCGTGACTTCGGGCAGGGAGGCTCCGGTAGCGGCGTCAGTGGGAGACTGGGTGTCTGTCGGTGATGTCGTGGTGACGGTTGGGGTGATTTCCTGAACGGAAGAAGCGAAGCGGACTGCGGGCGCATCTTGGGGGGGCATCTTGTCTTTGTCGACATTGGTGTTATCCGACGCGGTGCGGGAGATTTCTGGGCATTGCGACAAGCGCAGCGGTCAGCACGAGatcggcgttggcggcgaggatgagaaATGCAGGTGCAGGTACAGGTGCAGGTGCAAGAAGTTtggggcgtgggcgtgggcgcgGAACATTGGGTGAGACTGGGAGGGAGTGTTTGACTGTGACATGCGCAACGGACGAACCGAGGGCGGGGTTACGCCGGAACAGACGGAAGAATAAGTAGGGTGTTTGTTGTACCTGGGACTTGTGATGCCTCCGTGTGAGGATCGCGGGCGGGAAACGGGGTAGCCATGACCCCGACAGAATCGCGCAGTTCGTCTGCTGGGGGAGAGTATTCGGTCGCGTGTAGTCAAGAGACGAGGTTGAcggcgggggagggagaggagcaggaggaaaGAAATTCAAACCAAACGACGCAACGTCGGGTTTGTGACAGAAAAGTAGTGTACAGATGGATACCCAGCACACCCAAGGACGGGCAGTGGATGCCGCCAATTGCGGATGGTGGGGCAAAGCACTAATTGCTTGGGTGCACTCTGACTGTACGTACACAGCTAAAATGCACCGCATGGGTAAGCGTCGCGAAACATGAGGTAAGGCCCCTGCGAACAAGAAGCATCTCTGCCATTATCACTAGCCCTCGCCTATTACTCTTACTACGGACGTGGTCTCCGTCGCTCCTGCCGGTCCTGTTGGACTCTCATGACATGATTCCTCTGGATAGATAGTGGGAAGTATTGGGAGAGTAGGAGGACGACGGAGTAGAGGGGACTTTTCGCGGGTCCGTCTGTCTTCCCGTAACCCGCAGCAAGTAAAATCACGGCGGGAATAGAGAAGGGCGCGCAAGTACATGATACAACACATAGCCGGAAAGGTTTGGCAGGAAAAAGGTGCAACCTGACTggtcgccgtcatcgttACCCATCCCTTATCGGAGAAGCAGCGGGCAGGATAAGACACCGAGACATCGCACTGGAGCATTTGGGCCGCTGAAAGGGGAGCCGAGAGGGGGCCGGGGAGGTCTTTACGGCTTGAGGGAGACCGCGAGGCAAGCCGCAACACTTGGCAGCCCGCCTAAAATCATGGATGCATTGCGCGTATCTACATCAGGAACCCGACAGAAGGGCCCTGCCGACCACTCCTGGCCCGCTCTGCCAGCCTGGCAGCCAGCCCCTGCCTGTCCCTGTGGTGATCGGAATATTCTATTTTTTCCTCAACCGGGCCACTTGCCCATGCCACCGCCAACAACCGTCCATAATGAACACCCCTGGTCGCTGGCCATTTGTTTTGTGGTTCTTGGCTTCGCATCAGTGACACATGCGACGGCACTGAGGCGCCATTCGGCCGTTTGGGTTGGTCATACCTTCACCGATTTTACGAATCTCGCAGAAGAACCAAGTCCCAAGACACAAGAATTCATGGCTATTGATGGTCCTGCCAGCTTCGGACGTGGCCCGATCCCCACAAGGCCGATGACTCCTCTCACTTGACGCCCCTTGGAAAATCTTTTTCTTGTCTCCCCGAGTCCCGACAGTAGGTTTCCAGGGCACATCCCGTCCGCCAGGCTAATGTCCACCAGATCATTCGACAGTGCAGCTCTTGCCTAGGCCGGGACGAACGAGTCAAGCCCGCGAGGAAACAAAAGTACACCAATCCCAGcccgtcttcgccctcctTCACGAGAGACAGCAGAATCAACTCTGAAAACGCACAAATTTTACCATCCGCCGGCTCACGCAAGCCGTGAGGGCCAGCTCTTctctcggcttcggcagtCAGACCGGGTTCCAATGACATGACTAAGTAGCACGAGGAAACTGAGCCTCGCTTCCCTCCTGAGCTACCCCTTGGGCCGAGACAACACATGTTCAGCGCACATGCCGAGACGTACCTCACTTGCCATTCCGCAGTACCGCCGCATTTCCGGTCTCAGACCGACAAGCCGAGCACGGTGGCGTGGGTGCTGATGTGTTGCAGCTGCAGCATGAAAACGGCCAACGTTCCGTCACATCACCGGCATCAAATCGGTCCCACTTTGACGATGGTCGGGAGGCGTTCGCTGCACATGACAGGCTGCTTCGATGGAACCTTTTCGTCCAGGCACGATGCAAAAAGAGGATCACTTCCCAGGGGCGAAAATGTGGGCAGGGCAGTCTGTCCAGATCTGGACTCCCAGCCCGTCGCATCCAGCGGGGAAGCTGTGGTGCTGCATCAACCAGAACCTAATGTCACTGTGGAAGCCTCCGAGCTAAACTTTTCAGCACTGGCACCTAGATACTAACAGCATACAGGTACTGATACGATACTGTGTAGATGCAGCTCCAGTTGGAGTATGGACGTGCAAGCTTCTTGCTCAAATCGGCACCCCTGTCGATCTCGATTGCGAAGCTTTCTCAGACTTGACCGGTTCTTCTCCACTGATGCGCTGGCCTTTGCCGCTTGCAACTCGGGGTTGAACTCGCCTCGCTGACCCAGCCTCTCACTTTGGTTCGGCGCGGCACGATTGAGACTTTCTCGCAACCAACCCTTCTCGGCCCGGAGAATCCAAGCTCCAGGCCGACCCGGCTCTACGCATTTCCACGAGCATCGCGTTTGCTTTTCGTCATGGTGTACTTGGCTCTCTGACGTCTCTGGTCTTGCATCGGCCAGTCCGCTAGCTCGCTTCATTCGCCCGCAGACGGCCGCTGACCACCAGCTGTCTCGCGCAAGCGACAAAGGTGAGAACAGACTTCATCTCAAACCAAGACCGTGTTCTCGACGTCACTGCCCCGTTGGAACTTCTGGGGCGCATGATGCACCTCTCGTGGTTTGCCATGTTCCGATCACGCGACGCTGGTGCACCAACGTTTGTGCCATACTCTGCCTGTTGGCTTAGCGGTTGGATTTCTGATCGTACAAACACCTCCTGCTATTCTGTCCTTGCCTCTACCCCTTCCAATTATAGTACATCAAAGGCGCTCTTTTTCGTTTGACATGGTATACAAGTGGATACGTTCCGCGCCTGACTCCGGTTTTATACGTGGTTGAAATTCGACTTTCGTAGGACGGGTGCTCTCTCATGGCACGACGTTGATGCCAATCGACTTGGCCTGGAAGATAATAGACCGGCAGAGCGACTCCAGGCTCAGTCCCGACAGACGCATTTCAGTTTGTTTAATCTTGGCGATTTCGTAGACGTGCTTCAAGCTGACCGTTCCGACCGTCTCTTTTCCGGGGTTGCTCGCACCCTTCCGCTTGCCTTTGTTCCCCGGGGgcacctcggcggcgttgaggagGAGCCACGACGTGTGAGGCGTCCGAATTTCGAAATGGAATGATCGGTCACCTCGGACGGTAACTCTACAAGGCGTCGGCGTGCCAGGGTTGATGTGCGCCGTTCTTGCATTGAATTCCTACGGCGAGCAGAGACGTATGAGCATTGATCTCGACCATGGCATAATCGCGCCCCCTTAAAAGCACAGATGTTGGGCATATGGTGGTATGTGTTGATCGGGGTGTCCAAGGAGAAGTCTCACCTTGCAAAAGTCCATCGATTTGACACCCTTGCTACCCAGCGCTGGACCGACGGGTGGACTTGGGCTCGCCTGGCCGGCGCCCACGATGAGCTTGACGACCTGGTCGGCCATAGTCGCTCCTCTTTTCGACATGATCGCGAGTTGCAAACGGCTTgagttgctgttgttgccgGGAGGGTGGTCAAAGGCGGGTGGTAAGCAGGTATATGCGCCGTGGGTAGTAGTAGGGTCGACAGCTTCGCTCTATCTGATGCTCAATGTTCGGAGGTGGAAAATTTAGGAGCCTTAATGCACTAGCCACGCGCCAAACGTCCAAGCGACCGGGATGCTCGGGGAACGCAGGACCCACCCTGGTCGCCTTAGCCACAGTTTCACCGTCATTGGGTCGTGGGATGACCCCTCGGCCCCTCCGCTGGATCTTGTTTGGGGGCGGTCAACTCAACATCCTCTCTCATCTGGGTTTTCCTCTTAAGACCACATCAAGAAGCTTGTTCTCCCTGTTCATTGCACAGACTTGCTACTCTTCTCCTGCAGAAATACGGACTCACAACCTATCCGCTCCTTTTCGTCCATCTCCCTCCCGAGTCCTGTCTTCAACATGTTCAAGTGGGCGCAACAAAAGTAAAGCGTCTGCTGCCGTCCTCTCTTGCGTTTGCCAAGGCTAATCTATCTAATCATTTCAGACTCGCCGATGTGGCGGGTACCCAGGAGCCGATTTACGGCCCAACAGCCATCAGATCCGTTGCCGAGGAGGCTAAGACAACCACACACACCGAGACCACCAAGGACGACCTGAAATGGATCGCGGCCGACTCGACTTCGGTCGAGACGCAGAGCTTCTACTTGATGGGCGACAACGGACATCTTGGACTGGCTCAGGTCATCTACAGCAATGTTGGGTACGGGACAGACTCTGCCCCATGGCGCCCACTGATGCTGTCTTCTGTCACGCTAACCTTTTTGCCTTGACGCAGAGGCATCCGCACGACTTGTCAGTTCAACGCCAAGATTTTCTATCCTGGGAAGTCGAAGCCCACTGTCTGGGAGACCACGCAGCTCGAACACTACGAGGTCAGCGATGACCGCATGTCCTTCTACGCCGACGActgcgccgtcgagctgTCCGAGGACGGCACCTACTACACGATCAAGAGCATGAACTCGGAGAACGCGATTGTCAATCTCAAGGTCACTCGCACCGCACCAGGATTCCATGCCGGCAAGACGGGCAAGACGCTGTTCGGTACCGACCTGGCAAAGCCTTGGGGAACCATGCGCCACGCCTTTTGGCCGCGatgcgtcgtcgagggcaccATTACCACCAAGGAGGGCCCCGTTGACTTCACAGGCCGCGCGTTTTACGTCTACGCGCTGCAGGGCATGAAGCCTCACCACGCGGCGGCCAAGTGGAACTTTGTCGACTTCCAGGGCCCCAACTTCTCGGCTGTCATGATGGAGTACACCACGCCGCCCTCATATGGTTCAACGGTCGTGAGCGTTGGCGGCATCGCCAAGGATGGCGAGATGATCTACGGCGGCGTCACCCAGACAGCCGCGCATACCAAAGTGAAGAACGACGCTGTCAACGAGTGGCCGGAGCCCGAAGAGATCAAGTTCACGTGGTccggcaaggacaaggacggcaaggctgtcgacgccatcatcgagggccCCTTAGGAGAGCGTCTTGACAGAGTGGACGTTTTGGCCGAGGTTCCAGGCTTCGTCAAGAAGATAGTAGCGGGCACAGCGGGTACCAAGCCTTACATCTACCAGGTGAGCTATATATTGTCGTGTCATATGCTGTACGCTCTGTACTAACATCAATCCGCAGTATTGTCCGACAAAGACCAAGCTTACTTTGAAGCTCAAGATTGGAGACGAGGAAATATCCGAGGAGGGTCTCTGCTTCAGCGAGGCCACTTTTATCTCCGAATAGATATGGGTAATGAAGCGACGACTGTGACTTCTTGGGTAGACGTTGCTGGTGTGGTTAGGCGTTCTGATGGGGCTCTCTGGTCACTCGCTCCTTGGTTACGCGCACATTTGTTCATAACAATGTTCTAATACAATTAAACACTTTCCATGTTCTGACTAAAATGCCCATTTATCTATCCGTACGTGGCGGAGCCGTGTCTGTACTCTCGACTGTCATTGAATCTGTACCCGGGGGACCCCGAAGACCCTGACCCCAACGCCAAAGTTCCGTGTTGAAACAAGACATCTGACaggtagagagagactgCGTCTCTTCGACTGAGTCGTAATGGTTCAGGGGGTTGTACAGTGTCTGCCTGAGGTAATCACGGTGTTTCTGCACGGGGCAGCCAAACGAGCACAGTCCAACTTGATGGCAAGGACCTTCAAGAAGCTTGACAGGATGCCTAGATACGGGGTACCGTGCGTCTTCCAGAGAGGTCGTGTTTGCAGCAAGCCCCGCTCGGTACCCACCACCTTCCTTCCGTTCCTGGGATACGGTCCCATGCTTCTCCTTCTCAACCCATCGACGCCTCGACTAGCGCTCCTCCACTTCCCACGCCAAAGCTCACTAACAGCCAGGCGGAGCAGCGTGCTACACGACTACAGTAACATCTACATTTACCAACCAAGTGCGCGATCATCCACAATGCCGCCCATGATCCCCTCGCGCGGCGGTCCCAGCGCGGCCAAACGAGGCATTGCGTCCAGAGTGCCCATGGGGGGCAAGTCCAAGACTATCCTTCCCGGCGCGGCAGGTGCCAAGCGACACCGGTAAGCATTTGCTCACCTGTTGCTGTTCATTCTTGGGGGGGATGTAGTCACTGACCTGGAGAATAGTAAAATACAAAAAGATTGCATCAAGGGCATCAGTAAGTTCTACTCCCATTCTGGACCAAAACACACAAATACCTGTGTGTAGAGAAGAGAGAGCCGCGCTAATCTAACGCATTTCGCACAGCGAAGCCCGCTATCCGGTATGTATTCCTGATGATTTCATATCAAGCTCTTAACGGGTTTCACTCTACCTATGCCCCGATCAAGGCGAATCATCTTTTTCTTCGGCAAAAATCGAGAGAGACTCAAGTTCTTTCATCTTCCTTTGGCCACGATATCACCCGGGCTTCATCGCCTATCTTGGCGTTCTCACTTACCCACCTCTGGTGTCTCGCTACACCTTAGCATGACTGCTTTCACTTCTCCACGATCTTAGTTTAACACGAACAATGCTAACACTCAATGTCGTATAGCCGTCTCGCCCGTCGCGGTGGTGTCAAACGTATCTCTGCCACGATCTACGATGAGGCACGCGGTGCTCTCAAGTCATGGCTTGAAGCAGTAAGTCTCAGCCTCTATGACCactacccccccccccccctactATACTACGCGTGAGCCTGGGCTAGACTTTAACACTCATCATAGGTTCTCGGCGACTGTATCACGTACACTGAACATCGTGGGGCCAAGACAATCACAATCCACGATGTAAGTTTGCATTCAAACCCACACGCTCCTGGCTATTCAGTGCCCCGGTTTTAACCCATTCACAGGTACTCCACGCTCTCAGACGTAGAGGCACGCCGATTTACGGTTTTGACCCGGATACTTGGGTCGACCCGAAGAGCCGCAAGGCGGCGGTGAAACAGGACTGAGCGCCGTCGTCCGTAACGAGAAATGTGTCACGACCCAACATCGTTTTGCTGGAGTAATTATATTCTGTGTTCGTTTTTTTAATCACCCACGATACCGCCTGTTTGTCAGGTTATGCTTGGCGTTCTAGGTCAGGCAAGTAAGGCCCAAAACAAAAAGCCCCTTTCACAAACTGCGTTGCTTTTCAAACCCCGTCCTTAAGAAGGGAAGAGGGCTATACTCAATCTTGGGTATCCGCGACGTTGGGACAGGGATCGGTCACCGCCGGGACTCAGTTACCACGACGGGTGCATCACTAACCCGAGAGGGTCTTGCACGAGAGCGTCGAGCAAGGATGAACGGAAGACGATGGAAGTCCTCAGGGCAACGGGGTTtcgagggagggggaacTCCACCGGGGAGCTTACGTGTTATGGACAGACAGGAGAGTCTCGCCCGTGGTGTCAGCAAGCAGAGAGTATTTGGGACCGGCTCGGACAAATCAAGAACGCCGTTAGGAACACCATAAAATATGCCATGCTAGTTGAAAGGGGGGTATTGATCTCCAGGGGGGGCTCGATGAGCAGATGGTAATTTCGAGTCTACGTGTCCCGAAACTCTTCAATGTTTAGATTGCCGAGGACACTCAAAGAGAGATAGCAATCAAGAGCAAACATCAAAGATTGAACACCGCTACACAAGATGCAAAATGCAGATTGCGAACAAAGGGACAAACAGATCGAGCCGATGCGCCAAAACGAAGGGATTCAATTAGGCAAGCCAAGGAGCAAGGGGTACCTTTGACCTCCTTCCCTGTTGCCGCGTCTCCGGTGGTATCTCGAATATCCACAATGTCGCGCACGAAGCGCCGGGTTCCGTCTACCTCACTCCTCCGCTCTATGCATATGGCCAACTGGATAAATAAATAAACAAAACACCGTCCATAACCGTAATAACGAGGGGTATCGTTTGAAGTGCAGATCAAAAGAAGTCGGGAAAGAAGCCACCAAGAAACACGACCCTGCGAGGGGAGCGCCAGCCGGCATGTCCACATAGGTTCTGGGGTATAACTGTtccatccgccgccgccgtccgc from Colletotrichum higginsianum IMI 349063 chromosome 3, whole genome shotgun sequence includes the following:
- a CDS encoding Nitrogen permease reactivator protein gives rise to the protein MATPFPARDPHTEASQVPEISRTASDNTNVDKDKMPPQDAPAVRFASSVQEITPTVTTTSPTDTQSPTDAATGASLPEVTPEELRALSKSLQSAPLQQRRMNVFGFEPYSLPASRVCSREDESDNSRLPTPVSSGPRSPRFGPAHPMQSPPLTPAGTDPSDPAAKKKGDQHDDKKPSSSEPSVITPQASSSQDSPPSSARKGLPIRGKSNEEVATRSTSADDRDYDTRSHRKGMFSIGAGGSVPVSRESSPSRASLYYSKPMTPGGDANDPYAAHKRQPPPSHPQRGQIDSRFVFSRRKNKHGSPSGSTSSLGRPSDKRQSGLLGNLKGNGDELQIPHDDSASISGRQGSFADLKRFFKVGGHHKKKREASPSSVRSGARTPPTRGSQHQLPFGDDHGLSSKYGKLGRVLGSGAGGSVRLMKRSDDGVVFAVKEFRPRHSYETEREYVKKLTAEFCVGSTLHHGNVIETLDILQEKGKWYEVMEYAPYDLFACVMTGKMTREEVGCCFLQILNGVTYLHSMGLAHRDMKLDNVVVSEHGIMKIIDFGSAHVFKYPFESDIVLASGIVGSDPYLAPEVYDERKYDPQAVDIWSLAIIFCCMTLRRFPWKVPRMTDNSFKLFAAEPTPGHDPKKLIMPSKSANDLADTPQRDMFEEGKHQTHKHEPKETEGQASQGSSTQAPPNSTRAEGQQTDKKEVIRGPWRILRLLPRESRHIIGRMLEIKVKERATMQEILDEPWVANTVICQQPEPGRVVHAEDHVHTLEPPQPPK
- a CDS encoding 50S ribosomal protein L11, with product MSKRGATMADQVVKLIVGAGQASPSPPVGPALGSKGVKSMDFCKEFNARTAHINPGTPTPCRVTVRGDRSFHFEIRTPHTSWLLLNAAEVPPGNKGKRKGASNPGKETVGTVSLKHVYEIAKIKQTEMRLSGLSLESLCRSIIFQAKSIGINVVP
- a CDS encoding Survival factor 1 → MFKWAQQKLADVAGTQEPIYGPTAIRSVAEEAKTTTHTETTKDDLKWIAADSTSVETQSFYLMGDNGHLGLAQVIYSNVGGIRTTCQFNAKIFYPGKSKPTVWETTQLEHYEVSDDRMSFYADDCAVELSEDGTYYTIKSMNSENAIVNLKVTRTAPGFHAGKTGKTLFGTDLAKPWGTMRHAFWPRCVVEGTITTKEGPVDFTGRAFYVYALQGMKPHHAAAKWNFVDFQGPNFSAVMMEYTTPPSYGSTVVSVGGIAKDGEMIYGGVTQTAAHTKVKNDAVNEWPEPEEIKFTWSGKDKDGKAVDAIIEGPLGERLDRVDVLAEVPGFVKKIVAGTAGTKPYIYQYCPTKTKLTLKLKIGDEEISEEGLCFSEATFISE
- a CDS encoding Histone H4, yielding MLLLLNPSTPRLALLHFPRQSSLTARRSSVLHDYSNIYIYQPSARSSTMPPMIPSRGGPSAAKRGIASRVPMGGKSKTILPGAAGAKRHRKIQKDCIKGITKPAIRRLARRGGVKRISATIYDEARGALKSWLEAVLGDCITYTEHRGAKTITIHDVLHALRRRGTPIYGFDPDTWVDPKSRKAAVKQD